One window from the genome of Oryza glaberrima chromosome 3, OglaRS2, whole genome shotgun sequence encodes:
- the LOC127766741 gene encoding probable lysine-specific demethylase SE14 isoform X1 — MPPQPPPAASASASAPDPAVPAWLRGLPRAPEYRPTESEFADPIAFLSRVEREAAAYGICKVIPPHPRPSRRFVFAHLNRSLVSSCDAPAPSPAAASDSSIPPSSSSSPPPASAAVFTTRHQELGNPRRGRPTPQVLKQVWQSGERYTLDQFESKSRAFSKTHLAGLHEPTALAVESLFWKASADRPIYIEYANDVPGSGFAAPVQLQRKKKQKRETAPMDEWEKSSGWRLSNSPWNLQAIARAPGSLTRFMPDDVPGVTSPMVYIGMLFSWFAWHVEDHDLHSLNFLHTGAPKTWYAVPGDRAVELEEVIRVHGYGGNTDRIASLAVLGEKTTLMSPEVLIDNGVPCCRLVQYPGEFVVTFPRAYHVGFSHGFNCGEAANFATPQWLKFAKEAAVRRAVMNYLPMLSHQQLLYLLAVSFISRNPRELLSGIRTSRLRDRKKEDRELLVKQEFLQDMISENELICSFLGKKSVDNVVLWEPDLLPSLTALHPCSSCSKAPEKKGEDGPRIGSTQSSSKDDSSSDGTACMTGTQSKGLSMDSKQAPEGEKLDTDDGDDLPFDLSIDSGSLTCVACGILGYPFMAILQPSRKALEEISLVDKERYKLSCEKEICSNVLPCSPNDGSSGCPLIANRSSSPVENANLSHQDVKPIRSDISLMGKEFNGTLGKHIGTSCSCSSENTIHPYGDTETPEKKIPSDCPGSELSKQSGRGDVNVPDVEGSEETISWNTGCAFARPRIFCLQHALEIEELLASKGGVHALIICHADYVKLKALAISIAEEIEFQFDYKDVALANASKSNLHLINISIDDEGYEEEGTDWTSRMGLNLKHSSKIRKETSESQEQPPLSFWGLFSKPSPISVVSNLKWLCRKARTPYKVIGYASSPDVVATPDKVKPAVTKTQIDTSGNAHENIGSEQTLQQDCVLQESNDVADMCKRRKVNDQDGHSLINIPIAVAEYPMMHQVCERPVSVSACDDPICSFDSQDSPTTVAVSAGKPTREQCGAESTELSTVQQFLDNGLIAEGGSMNFISNHEHLESDNATSVCKDEQLQVQQDQLAMVLCNNPNTELVAGELHGGAASSTLENEDSCGNTSYCSDTVLKNSKPDTDDQPETCDRSVVLVTPKSSCDQMISSSDRSCSLTLDCPVSTDAAFSSEKLSMAHDLMGSELQAVHNSKAEVAASLTDVKGAKLNSIHTAQLPHESPSSDFIISEGAQSASATAIPRKNGTSMHTESNSIDILLGVLADESKVSSGKDEVGKASLTLMTLAGNDQSADDVTQDEVAEITDPSHGFCASDIVSRSIGSSNRTNIICYARRKHKRKSGSEFNINSPQSLGSFVRSPCESLRPRTRPAIVEDMTNETKTAEASTANKRKKAKVEAFQCDIEFCDMTFETKAELRAHQRNICTDESCGKRFSSHKYLKRHQCVHRDERPFKCPWDGCPMTFKWLWAQTEHIRVHTGERPYKCSAPDCGQSFRYVSDYSRHRKKFNHY; from the exons ATGCCGCCCcagcctccgccggcggcgtcggcgtcggccagTGCCCCGGATCCCGCCGTCCCGGCTTGGCTCAGGGGGCTCCCCCGCGCGCCCGAGTACCGCCCGACGGAGTCCGAGTTCGCCGACCCCATCGCCTTCCTCTCCCGCGTGGagcgcgaggccgccgcctaCGGCATCTGCAAGGTCATCCCGCCCCACCCGCGCCCTTCCCGCCGCTTCGTCTTCGCCCACCTCAACCGCTCCCTCGTCTCCTCCTGCGACGCCCCCGcgccctctcccgccgccgcctccgactcGTCCAttcctccatcctcctcctcctcgcctccgccggcctccgccgcggtGTTCACGACACGGCACCAGGAGCTCGGCAACCCGCGGCGTGGACGCCCGACGCCGCAGGTGCTGAAGCAGGTGTGGCAGAGTGGGGAGCGGTACACGCTCGACCAGTTTGAGTCCAAGTCCCGCGCCTTCTCAAAGACGCACCTCGCTGGACTCCACGAACCGACTGCGCTCGCGGTGGAATCACTCTTCTGGAAGGCGTCGGCGGACCGTCCTATCTATATTGAGTACGCCAATGATGTCCCTGGCTCTGGGTTTGCTGCACCCGTGCAGTTGCAACGCAAGAAGAAGCAGAAAAGAGAGACTGCCCCGATGGACGAATGGGAGAAGAGTTCAGGCTGGAGGCTGTCAAATAGCCCATGGAACCTGCAAGCAATTGCGCGGGCTCCTGGTTCGCTCACACGGTTTATGCCTGACGATGTTCCTGGGGTGACTTCTCCAATGGTTTACATTGGCATGCTGTTCAGCTGGTTTGCGTGGCATGTGGAGGATCATGATCTGCATAGTCTCAACTTCCTCCACACTGGCGCACCTAAGACGTGGTATGCGGTTCCTGGTGATAGGGCTGTTGAGCTTGAGGAAGTTATCCGTGTACATGGCTATGGAGGCAACACTGATCGGATCG CGTCACTAGCAGTGCTTGGTGAGAAAACAACACTAATGTCCCCAGAGGTCCTTATAGACAATGGTGTGCCCTGCTGTAG ATTGGTGCAATATCCTGGTGAGTTTGTGGTGACATTCCCAAGGGCTTACCATGTCGGGTTTAGTCATG GATTCAATTGTGGAGAAGCTGCCAATTTTGCGACTCCCCAATGGTTGAAGTTTGCTAAAGAGGCTGCAGTTCGAAGGGCTGTGATGAATTATCTTCCAATGCTCTCCCATCAACAACTATTGTACTTGCTAGCAGTTTCATTTATatccag gaACCCTAGAGAACTACTGTCTGGAATCCGAACTTCTCGTCTAAGAGATCGTAAAAAAGAAGACCGAGAACTGTTGGTCAAACAGGAATTCTTGCAGGATATGATTAGTGAAAATGAACTTATATGTTCATTTCTTGGAAAAAAATCGGTTGATAATGTTGTTCTATGGGAGCCTGACTTGCTGCCATCGCTTACCGCTCTACACCCCTGCTCGTCTTGCTCAAAAGCTCCTGAAAAGAAGGGTGAAGATGGTCCCAGAATTGGATCTACCCAATCCAGCTCAAAAGATGACAGCTCATCTGATGGTACTGCATGTATGACTGGGACACAATCTAAAGGCTTGTCTATGGATAGCAAACAAGCTCCTGAGGGAGAAAAGCTTGATACCGATGACGGAGATGACCTGCCTTTTGATTTGAGCATTGATTCTGGTTCATTGACATGTGTTGCATGTGGGATTCTTGGCTATCCATTTATGGCGATTTTGCAACCTTCCAGAAAAGCACTGGAAGAAATTTCCCTTGTTGATAAGGAAAGATATAAACTGAGTTGTGAAAAAGAGATTTGTTCAAATGTGCTTCCGTGCTCTCCTAATGATGGTAGCTCCG GATGCCCACTCATCGCCAATAGATCGTCCAGCCCTGTGGAAAATGCTAACCTCAGTCATCAGGATGTGAAGCCAATTAGAAGTGACATTTCTTTGATGGGAAAGGAGTTTAATGGAACCCTAGGGAAACATATTGGCACTTCCTGTTCTTGTAGCAGTGAAAATACCATTCATCCTTACGGTGACACAGAAACCCCTGAGAAGAAAATACCAAGTGATTGCCCTGGCTCAGAGTTGAGTAAACAATCAGGCAGAGGTGATGTTAATGTACCAGATGTCGAAGGTAGTGAGGAAACTATCAGCTGGAATACAGGCTGTGCATTTGCACGGCCTCGGATCTTTTGCTTACAACATGCCCTTGAGATTGAGGAGTTGCTTGCGAGCAAAGGTGGAGTTCATGCCCTCATCATATGCCATGCAG ATTATGTCAAACTAAAAGCACTTGCAATATCAATAGCTGAGGAAATTGAGTTTCAGTTTGACTATAAAGATGTTGCACTAGCAAATGCGTCCAAGTCTAATTTGCATCTAATTAATATTTCAATTGATGATGAGGGATATGAGGAAGAGGGAACAGATTGGACATCACGGATGGGTCTAAACCTCAAACATAGTTCCAAGATTAGGAAAGAAACATCAGAGAGTCAAGAACAGCCTCCTTTATCATTTTGGGGATTATTTTCCAAGCCATCACctatttcagttgtttcaaactTGAAATGGCTCTGCAGGAAAGCACGGACTCCATATAAGGTCATTGGTTATGCTTCCAGCCCTGATGTTGTGGCAACTCCAGACAAAGTTAAGCCCGCAGTTACAAAAACTCAGATAGACACTTCTGGAAATGCTCATGAAAACATTGGAAGTGAACAAACTCTGCAACAAGATTGTGTCCTGCAAGAATCCAATGATGTAGCTGATATGTGCAAGCGTCGCAAGGTGAATGATCAGGATGGACATTCTCTTATTAATATTCCAATTGCTGTTGCTGAATATCCTATGATGCATCAAGTTTGTGAGCGTCCAGTAAGTGTGAGTGCATGTGATGACCCTATCTGTTCATTTGATTCCCAGGATTCACCCACAACTGTTGCAGTGTCAGCTGGCAAACCTACCAGAGAACAATGTGGTGCTGAATCAACTGAGTTGAGTACTGTTCAACAGTTCCTGGACAATGGGCTTATCGCTGAGGGAGGCAGCATGAACTTCATAAGTAATCATGAGCACTTAGAATCTGACAATGCAACTTCAGTGTGCAAAGATGAACAATTGCAAGTTCAACAAGATCAGTTGGCCATGGTACTTTGTAATAATCCCAACACAGAATTGGTTGCAGGAGAATTACATGGGGGGGCAGCATCATCAACCCTTGAAAATGAGGATAGCTGTGGTAATACGTCTTACTGTTCTGACACTGTATTAAAGAACAGCAAACCTGATACGGATGATCAACCTGAAACATGTGATCGTAGTGTTGTTCTTGTAACACCAAAGTCGAGCTGTGACCAGATGATTTCTAGCAGTGACAGAAGTTGCAGTCTGACCTTGGACTGCCCTGTCTCCACTGATGCTGCCTTTTCAAGTGAAAAGCTGTCTATGGCTCATGATTTGATGGGCAGTGAGTTGCAGGCAGTCCATAATTCAAAGGCTGAGGTTGCGGCCAGTTTGACTGATGTCAAGGGTGCTAAGCTCAATAGCATTCATACCGCACAATTACCTCATGAATCTCCAAGCAGTGATTTCATCATTTCAGAAGGTGCGCAATCTGCTTCAGCAACTGCAATTCCCAGAAAAAATGGAACATCCATGCACACAGAGTCAAATTCAATTGATATTTTACTTGGAGTTCTAGCCGATGAATCTAAGGTCTCTTCTGGAAAGGATGAGGTTGGCAAAGCTTCCTTGACATTGATGACACTGGCTGGCAATGACCAATCTGCAGATGATGTAACTCAGGATGAAGTTGCAGAGATCACTGATCCGTCACATGGCTTCTGCGCATCAGACATAGTGTCTAGAAGCATTGGAAGTTCAAACAGAACAAATATCATATGTTATGCCAGACGCAAACACAAAAGAAAGAGCGGATCTGAGTTCAATATTAATAGTCCCCAAAGCTTGGGGAGCTTTGTCCGCTCTCCATGTGAAAGCTTGAGACCAAGGACTAGACCTGCGATTGTTGAAGACATGACAAACGAAACAAAAACTGCAGAAGCTTCAACTGCAAATAAGAGGAAGAAGGCAAAGGTGGAAGCATTTCAGTGTGACATAGAATTTTGTGACATGACATTTGAGACTAAAGCTGAACTTCGTGCTCACCAACGCAATATCTGCACCGACGAGTCTTGTGGCAAGCGCTTCAGCTCTCACAAATACCTGAAGCGTCATCAGTGCGTACACAGAGATGAGAGGCCATTCAAATGCCCCTGGGATGGTTGTCCAATGACTTTCAAGTGGTTGTGGGCGCAAACTGAGCATATCAGAGTCCATACAGGCGAGCGACCGTACAAGTGCTCGGCTCCTGACTGTGGCCAGAGTTTCAGATATGTCTCAGATTATAGTCGCCATAGAAAGAAGTTTAATCATTATTGA
- the LOC127766741 gene encoding probable lysine-specific demethylase SE14 isoform X3 — protein sequence MPPQPPPAASASASAPDPAVPAWLRGLPRAPEYRPTESEFADPIAFLSRVEREAAAYGICKVIPPHPRPSRRFVFAHLNRSLVSSCDAPAPSPAAASDSSIPPSSSSSPPPASAAVFTTRHQELGNPRRGRPTPQVLKQVWQSGERYTLDQFESKSRAFSKTHLAGLHEPTALAVESLFWKASADRPIYIEYANDVPGSGFAAPVQLQRKKKQKRETAPMDEWEKSSGWRLSNSPWNLQAIARAPGSLTRFMPDDVPGVTSPMVYIGMLFSWFAWHVEDHDLHSLNFLHTGAPKTWYAVPGDRAVELEEVIRVHGYGGNTDRIASLAVLGEKTTLMSPEVLIDNGVPCCRLVQYPGEFVVTFPRAYHVGFSHGFNCGEAANFATPQWLKFAKEAAVRRAVMNYLPMLSHQQLLYLLAVSFISRNPRELLSGIRTSRLRDRKKEDRELLVKQEFLQDMISENELICSFLGKKSVDNVVLWEPDLLPSLTALHPCSSCSKAPEKKGEDGPRIGSTQSSSKDDSSSDGTACMTGTQSKGLSMDSKQAPEGEKLDTDDGDDLPFDLSIDSGSLTCVACGILGYPFMAILQPSRKALEEISLVDKERYKLSCEKEICSNVLPCSPNDGSSGCPLIANRSSSPVENANLSHQDVKPIRSDISLMGKEFNGTLGKHIGTSCSCSSENTIHPYGDTETPEKKIPSDCPGSELSKQSGRGDVNVPDVEGSEETISWNTGCAFARPRIFCLQHALEIEELLASKGGVHALIICHADYVKLKALAISIAEEIEFQFDYKDVALANASKSNLHLINISIDDEGYEEEGTDWTSRMGLNLKHSSKIRKETSESQEQPPLSFWGLFSKPSPISVVSNLKWLCRKARTPYKVIGYASSPDVVATPDKVKPAVTKTQIDTSGNAHENIGSEQTLQQDCVLQESNDVADMCKRRKDSPTTVAVSAGKPTREQCGAESTELSTVQQFLDNGLIAEGGSMNFISNHEHLESDNATSVCKDEQLQVQQDQLAMVLCNNPNTELVAGELHGGAASSTLENEDSCGNTSYCSDTVLKNSKPDTDDQPETCDRSVVLVTPKSSCDQMISSSDRSCSLTLDCPVSTDAAFSSEKLSMAHDLMGSELQAVHNSKAEVAASLTDVKGAKLNSIHTAQLPHESPSSDFIISEGAQSASATAIPRKNGTSMHTESNSIDILLGVLADESKVSSGKDEVGKASLTLMTLAGNDQSADDVTQDEVAEITDPSHGFCASDIVSRSIGSSNRTNIICYARRKHKRKSGSEFNINSPQSLGSFVRSPCESLRPRTRPAIVEDMTNETKTAEASTANKRKKAKVEAFQCDIEFCDMTFETKAELRAHQRNICTDESCGKRFSSHKYLKRHQCVHRDERPFKCPWDGCPMTFKWLWAQTEHIRVHTGERPYKCSAPDCGQSFRYVSDYSRHRKKFNHY from the exons ATGCCGCCCcagcctccgccggcggcgtcggcgtcggccagTGCCCCGGATCCCGCCGTCCCGGCTTGGCTCAGGGGGCTCCCCCGCGCGCCCGAGTACCGCCCGACGGAGTCCGAGTTCGCCGACCCCATCGCCTTCCTCTCCCGCGTGGagcgcgaggccgccgcctaCGGCATCTGCAAGGTCATCCCGCCCCACCCGCGCCCTTCCCGCCGCTTCGTCTTCGCCCACCTCAACCGCTCCCTCGTCTCCTCCTGCGACGCCCCCGcgccctctcccgccgccgcctccgactcGTCCAttcctccatcctcctcctcctcgcctccgccggcctccgccgcggtGTTCACGACACGGCACCAGGAGCTCGGCAACCCGCGGCGTGGACGCCCGACGCCGCAGGTGCTGAAGCAGGTGTGGCAGAGTGGGGAGCGGTACACGCTCGACCAGTTTGAGTCCAAGTCCCGCGCCTTCTCAAAGACGCACCTCGCTGGACTCCACGAACCGACTGCGCTCGCGGTGGAATCACTCTTCTGGAAGGCGTCGGCGGACCGTCCTATCTATATTGAGTACGCCAATGATGTCCCTGGCTCTGGGTTTGCTGCACCCGTGCAGTTGCAACGCAAGAAGAAGCAGAAAAGAGAGACTGCCCCGATGGACGAATGGGAGAAGAGTTCAGGCTGGAGGCTGTCAAATAGCCCATGGAACCTGCAAGCAATTGCGCGGGCTCCTGGTTCGCTCACACGGTTTATGCCTGACGATGTTCCTGGGGTGACTTCTCCAATGGTTTACATTGGCATGCTGTTCAGCTGGTTTGCGTGGCATGTGGAGGATCATGATCTGCATAGTCTCAACTTCCTCCACACTGGCGCACCTAAGACGTGGTATGCGGTTCCTGGTGATAGGGCTGTTGAGCTTGAGGAAGTTATCCGTGTACATGGCTATGGAGGCAACACTGATCGGATCG CGTCACTAGCAGTGCTTGGTGAGAAAACAACACTAATGTCCCCAGAGGTCCTTATAGACAATGGTGTGCCCTGCTGTAG ATTGGTGCAATATCCTGGTGAGTTTGTGGTGACATTCCCAAGGGCTTACCATGTCGGGTTTAGTCATG GATTCAATTGTGGAGAAGCTGCCAATTTTGCGACTCCCCAATGGTTGAAGTTTGCTAAAGAGGCTGCAGTTCGAAGGGCTGTGATGAATTATCTTCCAATGCTCTCCCATCAACAACTATTGTACTTGCTAGCAGTTTCATTTATatccag gaACCCTAGAGAACTACTGTCTGGAATCCGAACTTCTCGTCTAAGAGATCGTAAAAAAGAAGACCGAGAACTGTTGGTCAAACAGGAATTCTTGCAGGATATGATTAGTGAAAATGAACTTATATGTTCATTTCTTGGAAAAAAATCGGTTGATAATGTTGTTCTATGGGAGCCTGACTTGCTGCCATCGCTTACCGCTCTACACCCCTGCTCGTCTTGCTCAAAAGCTCCTGAAAAGAAGGGTGAAGATGGTCCCAGAATTGGATCTACCCAATCCAGCTCAAAAGATGACAGCTCATCTGATGGTACTGCATGTATGACTGGGACACAATCTAAAGGCTTGTCTATGGATAGCAAACAAGCTCCTGAGGGAGAAAAGCTTGATACCGATGACGGAGATGACCTGCCTTTTGATTTGAGCATTGATTCTGGTTCATTGACATGTGTTGCATGTGGGATTCTTGGCTATCCATTTATGGCGATTTTGCAACCTTCCAGAAAAGCACTGGAAGAAATTTCCCTTGTTGATAAGGAAAGATATAAACTGAGTTGTGAAAAAGAGATTTGTTCAAATGTGCTTCCGTGCTCTCCTAATGATGGTAGCTCCG GATGCCCACTCATCGCCAATAGATCGTCCAGCCCTGTGGAAAATGCTAACCTCAGTCATCAGGATGTGAAGCCAATTAGAAGTGACATTTCTTTGATGGGAAAGGAGTTTAATGGAACCCTAGGGAAACATATTGGCACTTCCTGTTCTTGTAGCAGTGAAAATACCATTCATCCTTACGGTGACACAGAAACCCCTGAGAAGAAAATACCAAGTGATTGCCCTGGCTCAGAGTTGAGTAAACAATCAGGCAGAGGTGATGTTAATGTACCAGATGTCGAAGGTAGTGAGGAAACTATCAGCTGGAATACAGGCTGTGCATTTGCACGGCCTCGGATCTTTTGCTTACAACATGCCCTTGAGATTGAGGAGTTGCTTGCGAGCAAAGGTGGAGTTCATGCCCTCATCATATGCCATGCAG ATTATGTCAAACTAAAAGCACTTGCAATATCAATAGCTGAGGAAATTGAGTTTCAGTTTGACTATAAAGATGTTGCACTAGCAAATGCGTCCAAGTCTAATTTGCATCTAATTAATATTTCAATTGATGATGAGGGATATGAGGAAGAGGGAACAGATTGGACATCACGGATGGGTCTAAACCTCAAACATAGTTCCAAGATTAGGAAAGAAACATCAGAGAGTCAAGAACAGCCTCCTTTATCATTTTGGGGATTATTTTCCAAGCCATCACctatttcagttgtttcaaactTGAAATGGCTCTGCAGGAAAGCACGGACTCCATATAAGGTCATTGGTTATGCTTCCAGCCCTGATGTTGTGGCAACTCCAGACAAAGTTAAGCCCGCAGTTACAAAAACTCAGATAGACACTTCTGGAAATGCTCATGAAAACATTGGAAGTGAACAAACTCTGCAACAAGATTGTGTCCTGCAAGAATCCAATGATGTAGCTGATATGTGCAAGCGTCGCAAG GATTCACCCACAACTGTTGCAGTGTCAGCTGGCAAACCTACCAGAGAACAATGTGGTGCTGAATCAACTGAGTTGAGTACTGTTCAACAGTTCCTGGACAATGGGCTTATCGCTGAGGGAGGCAGCATGAACTTCATAAGTAATCATGAGCACTTAGAATCTGACAATGCAACTTCAGTGTGCAAAGATGAACAATTGCAAGTTCAACAAGATCAGTTGGCCATGGTACTTTGTAATAATCCCAACACAGAATTGGTTGCAGGAGAATTACATGGGGGGGCAGCATCATCAACCCTTGAAAATGAGGATAGCTGTGGTAATACGTCTTACTGTTCTGACACTGTATTAAAGAACAGCAAACCTGATACGGATGATCAACCTGAAACATGTGATCGTAGTGTTGTTCTTGTAACACCAAAGTCGAGCTGTGACCAGATGATTTCTAGCAGTGACAGAAGTTGCAGTCTGACCTTGGACTGCCCTGTCTCCACTGATGCTGCCTTTTCAAGTGAAAAGCTGTCTATGGCTCATGATTTGATGGGCAGTGAGTTGCAGGCAGTCCATAATTCAAAGGCTGAGGTTGCGGCCAGTTTGACTGATGTCAAGGGTGCTAAGCTCAATAGCATTCATACCGCACAATTACCTCATGAATCTCCAAGCAGTGATTTCATCATTTCAGAAGGTGCGCAATCTGCTTCAGCAACTGCAATTCCCAGAAAAAATGGAACATCCATGCACACAGAGTCAAATTCAATTGATATTTTACTTGGAGTTCTAGCCGATGAATCTAAGGTCTCTTCTGGAAAGGATGAGGTTGGCAAAGCTTCCTTGACATTGATGACACTGGCTGGCAATGACCAATCTGCAGATGATGTAACTCAGGATGAAGTTGCAGAGATCACTGATCCGTCACATGGCTTCTGCGCATCAGACATAGTGTCTAGAAGCATTGGAAGTTCAAACAGAACAAATATCATATGTTATGCCAGACGCAAACACAAAAGAAAGAGCGGATCTGAGTTCAATATTAATAGTCCCCAAAGCTTGGGGAGCTTTGTCCGCTCTCCATGTGAAAGCTTGAGACCAAGGACTAGACCTGCGATTGTTGAAGACATGACAAACGAAACAAAAACTGCAGAAGCTTCAACTGCAAATAAGAGGAAGAAGGCAAAGGTGGAAGCATTTCAGTGTGACATAGAATTTTGTGACATGACATTTGAGACTAAAGCTGAACTTCGTGCTCACCAACGCAATATCTGCACCGACGAGTCTTGTGGCAAGCGCTTCAGCTCTCACAAATACCTGAAGCGTCATCAGTGCGTACACAGAGATGAGAGGCCATTCAAATGCCCCTGGGATGGTTGTCCAATGACTTTCAAGTGGTTGTGGGCGCAAACTGAGCATATCAGAGTCCATACAGGCGAGCGACCGTACAAGTGCTCGGCTCCTGACTGTGGCCAGAGTTTCAGATATGTCTCAGATTATAGTCGCCATAGAAAGAAGTTTAATCATTATTGA